The following are encoded together in the Pseudidiomarina andamanensis genome:
- the aceK gene encoding bifunctional isocitrate dehydrogenase kinase/phosphatase, with protein MFARKILQGFHKHYALFQEVTRRAKERFGEGDWHAGQYAATVRISFYDQRVRETTSILNKLTGGELNEALWLETRKIYQQFLQFHPQAELAETFYNSVFCNLFHRRYFNNAYIFVETTLSDSIPLALETEFRSYFPVVQGMRRTLARIMGDIDFGAEYDDLSEDIRLLRKAFREQTAAGQLSTYQLRIDVLKEPFFRNKAAYVVGRIVSANRIFPFIVPVLRNSSGRLYLDALITDTDQMAIIFAFARSYFMVHTRAPSALVRFLKGLMPKKTIAELYSAIGLHKQSKTEFYRDFLHHLAASDDQLVAAAGIKGMVMTVFTLPSYPYVFKVIKDQFGGGKQMSRQTVIDRYRMVKRHDRAGRMADTYEFANVAIPLDRISPDLLDELTSTVAGSLTIEDGQLVICQLFVERRMMPLNIFLEYGTDAEIDMVMKDYGQAIKDMMAANIFPGDMLLKNFGLTRHKRVVFYDYDEVQYLTEMNFRKLPKPETYEQMIAPEPWYTVAPNDVFPEQLATYAVPQPKLRDILLKYHPELIDAEFWRQQQDNLARGVITDVFPYPDAVRFMRCVRTTSG; from the coding sequence ATGTTTGCTCGAAAGATACTGCAGGGCTTTCATAAGCACTATGCTCTGTTTCAAGAAGTCACGCGTCGAGCCAAAGAACGGTTCGGCGAAGGTGACTGGCATGCCGGCCAGTATGCGGCAACTGTGCGGATTAGCTTTTATGATCAACGGGTGCGCGAAACAACCTCCATTCTGAATAAGCTAACTGGCGGCGAACTCAATGAAGCGTTATGGCTAGAAACCCGAAAAATTTATCAGCAGTTTTTGCAGTTTCACCCGCAGGCTGAATTGGCCGAAACCTTTTACAACTCGGTATTTTGTAATCTATTTCATCGTCGCTATTTCAATAACGCCTACATTTTCGTCGAAACCACGCTAAGCGACAGCATTCCGCTCGCACTTGAAACCGAGTTTCGCTCTTATTTTCCGGTGGTGCAGGGCATGCGCCGCACGTTAGCGCGCATTATGGGCGATATCGATTTTGGCGCAGAATATGATGATTTATCGGAAGATATTCGCTTACTTCGAAAAGCATTTCGCGAACAAACAGCCGCTGGTCAGCTCTCAACCTATCAGCTGCGCATTGATGTTTTGAAAGAACCATTCTTTCGTAACAAGGCGGCGTACGTGGTGGGCCGCATTGTTAGCGCTAATCGCATTTTTCCATTTATTGTGCCCGTATTACGTAATAGTTCTGGGCGACTTTATTTGGATGCCCTGATTACCGATACCGACCAAATGGCGATTATTTTTGCCTTCGCACGTTCGTACTTTATGGTGCATACCCGTGCGCCATCGGCGCTAGTGCGTTTCTTGAAAGGGCTGATGCCGAAGAAAACAATTGCGGAACTGTACTCAGCTATTGGATTACATAAGCAAAGTAAAACCGAGTTCTATCGTGATTTTCTGCATCACTTAGCAGCCAGCGATGACCAACTGGTAGCCGCTGCAGGTATTAAAGGGATGGTGATGACGGTATTTACGTTGCCGTCGTACCCGTATGTATTCAAAGTGATTAAAGACCAGTTTGGTGGCGGCAAACAGATGAGCCGACAAACGGTTATTGATCGCTACCGCATGGTTAAGCGTCATGATCGTGCCGGGCGTATGGCAGATACTTATGAATTTGCCAACGTGGCTATTCCGCTTGATCGTATCTCGCCTGACTTGCTCGACGAACTCACCAGCACCGTGGCGGGTAGTTTAACCATCGAAGACGGACAATTGGTGATTTGCCAACTGTTTGTTGAGCGCCGGATGATGCCGTTGAATATCTTCTTGGAATACGGCACCGACGCTGAAATAGACATGGTGATGAAAGATTACGGCCAAGCGATCAAAGATATGATGGCCGCGAATATTTTCCCAGGTGACATGCTGCTGAAAAACTTCGGCTTAACGCGCCATAAACGGGTGGTGTTTTATGACTATGATGAGGTTCAGTACCTCACCGAAATGAACTTCCGCAAGTTACCAAAGCCAGAAACGTATGAGCAGATGATTGCGCCTGAGCCGTGGTATACGGTGGCGCCCAATGATGTATTCCCCGAGCAACTCGCGACGTATGCCGTGCCGCAACCGAAGCTACGAGATATTTTACTGAAATACCATCCGGAACTGATTGATGCTGAGTTTTGGCGGCAACAGCAAGACAATCTTGCGCGTGGCGTGATTACCGATGTGTTTCCGTACCCCGACGCCGTGCGCTTTATGCGTTGTGTGCGCACGACTTCGGGGTAA
- the aceA gene encoding isocitrate lyase codes for MTTIPLHQAEAAKQLEHDWQQNPRWTGVERTYSALDVVRLRGSVQPECTYAQNGAAKLWRLVNGAAQEKFGKDYVNALGALTGGQAVQQVKAGLQAIYLSGWQVAADNNTSLSMYPDQSLYPVDSVPTVVERINNSFARADQIQWSKGIGPDQDGYVDYFAPIVADAEAGFGGVLNAYELMQAMIRAGAAGVHFEDQLASVKKCGHMGGKVLVPTQEAVQKLIAARLAADVAGVPTLILARTDANAADLLTSDVDPNDLPFCTGERTAEGFYRVNAGIDQAISRGLAYAPYADLLWCETAKPDLDEARKFAEAIHAQYPGKLLAYNCSPSFNWKRNLDDATIAKFQRELAAMGYKFQFITLAGVHNMWYHMFELAHDYARNDMSAYVKLQQQEFAAAEKGYTFVAHQQEVGTGYFDDVTNVIQGGKSSVTALTGSTEEEQFKKPA; via the coding sequence ATGACAACCATTCCATTACACCAAGCAGAAGCTGCGAAACAGCTTGAACATGATTGGCAACAGAACCCACGCTGGACTGGCGTTGAACGTACTTATTCGGCGCTCGATGTGGTGCGTTTACGCGGCAGTGTGCAACCTGAATGTACCTATGCTCAAAATGGCGCAGCAAAACTGTGGCGCTTAGTGAACGGGGCGGCGCAAGAGAAATTCGGCAAAGACTATGTGAATGCGCTCGGTGCGCTCACGGGTGGTCAAGCGGTGCAACAGGTTAAAGCGGGTCTACAAGCAATTTACCTGTCGGGCTGGCAAGTCGCCGCTGATAATAATACCTCGTTGAGCATGTATCCCGATCAGTCATTGTATCCGGTAGATTCAGTGCCAACGGTCGTCGAGCGTATCAACAACAGCTTTGCTCGCGCTGATCAAATTCAATGGTCAAAAGGTATCGGCCCTGACCAAGACGGCTACGTGGATTATTTCGCGCCGATTGTCGCGGATGCTGAAGCGGGCTTTGGTGGCGTGCTGAATGCCTACGAGCTGATGCAAGCGATGATTCGCGCTGGCGCCGCTGGTGTGCATTTTGAAGATCAGCTAGCTTCGGTGAAAAAATGCGGTCATATGGGCGGCAAAGTGTTGGTGCCAACCCAAGAAGCAGTGCAAAAGCTAATTGCTGCACGTCTCGCTGCTGATGTTGCCGGTGTGCCGACGTTGATTCTCGCCCGCACCGATGCCAACGCCGCCGACTTGCTCACTTCTGATGTTGATCCGAACGACCTCCCGTTCTGCACGGGTGAACGCACCGCCGAAGGCTTTTACCGTGTGAACGCCGGTATCGATCAGGCAATTTCCCGTGGTTTAGCGTATGCGCCATATGCCGATTTACTCTGGTGTGAAACCGCCAAGCCTGATTTAGACGAAGCGCGCAAGTTTGCCGAAGCCATTCACGCACAGTATCCAGGTAAATTGCTCGCCTATAACTGCTCACCAAGCTTTAACTGGAAGCGCAATCTTGATGATGCCACCATCGCTAAGTTCCAACGTGAACTGGCAGCTATGGGCTATAAGTTCCAGTTTATCACCTTAGCTGGCGTGCATAACATGTGGTACCACATGTTTGAATTAGCACATGACTATGCACGCAACGATATGTCAGCGTATGTGAAGCTGCAGCAACAAGAATTCGCGGCAGCTGAAAAAGGCTACACTTTTGTAGCGCACCAACAAGAAGTTGGTACGGGGTATTTCGATGACGTCACTAATGTGATTCAAGGTGGGAAGTCTTCGGTAACTGCGCTAACCGGCTCGACTGAAGAAGAACAGTTCAAAAAACCGGCGTAA
- the nhaD gene encoding sodium:proton antiporter NhaD, whose amino-acid sequence MWKLLLLLLGASLFSPAAFAAAGQLDLTTANVGIAAIIIFTIAYILVMGEERLHMRKSKPVLVAAGLIWIMIGFVYVQNDLPGVAEDAFRHNLLEFAELMLFLLVAMTYINAMEERRLFDALRAWLIKKGFNYKQLFWISGFLAFFISPIADNLTTALLMCAVIMKVADGDKKFISISCISIVIAANAGGAFSPFGDITTLMVWQAGMVEFQEFFVLFIPSLLNYLVPAVIMSFFIEDRKPSSIYEEVELKRGALRITSLFLLTIATAVACHMWLHLPPVLGMMMGLGYLQFFGYFLRMTLPGSLARKRAMAERAGDMARLERLGSVVPFDVFSRVQRAEWDTLLFFYGIVICVGGLGFMGYLSLLSNTLYLDMSPTFANVALGVMSAVIDNIPIMFAVLSMQPEMSHGQWLLITLTAGTGGSLLSIGSAAGVALMGQARGYYTFASHLKWTPVIALGYIVSILAHMWLNEHLFTVFNH is encoded by the coding sequence ATGTGGAAACTACTGCTGTTATTGTTGGGCGCTAGCCTGTTCTCACCAGCCGCATTTGCGGCCGCTGGTCAACTTGACCTCACCACCGCAAACGTTGGTATTGCCGCTATTATCATCTTTACCATTGCTTATATTCTGGTGATGGGCGAAGAGCGATTGCACATGCGCAAGTCGAAGCCGGTGTTAGTCGCCGCTGGTTTAATCTGGATCATGATCGGTTTTGTGTACGTGCAAAACGATTTACCAGGTGTTGCCGAGGATGCATTTCGTCACAACTTGCTCGAATTTGCCGAGCTCATGCTGTTTTTGCTGGTGGCCATGACCTACATCAACGCCATGGAAGAGCGTCGCTTGTTTGATGCTTTGCGTGCATGGTTAATCAAAAAAGGTTTTAACTACAAACAGCTATTCTGGATTTCAGGGTTTCTTGCGTTCTTTATATCGCCTATTGCCGACAACTTAACCACCGCACTTCTCATGTGTGCCGTCATTATGAAAGTTGCAGACGGCGACAAGAAGTTCATTAGTATTTCGTGTATCAGTATTGTCATTGCAGCAAACGCTGGTGGTGCCTTTAGTCCATTCGGCGACATTACCACTCTGATGGTGTGGCAGGCTGGTATGGTTGAGTTCCAAGAGTTCTTTGTCTTGTTCATCCCGTCGCTACTCAACTATTTAGTGCCTGCAGTCATCATGAGCTTCTTTATTGAAGACCGTAAGCCGTCATCGATTTACGAAGAAGTTGAACTGAAGCGCGGCGCATTGCGAATCACCAGCTTATTCTTGCTAACGATTGCCACAGCGGTTGCTTGCCACATGTGGCTGCACTTACCGCCTGTACTTGGCATGATGATGGGCTTGGGTTACCTACAATTCTTTGGTTACTTCTTACGAATGACCTTACCAGGCTCGCTTGCGCGCAAACGTGCTATGGCTGAACGTGCTGGTGATATGGCACGTCTTGAACGCCTTGGTAGCGTGGTGCCATTTGATGTATTCAGCCGCGTACAACGCGCCGAGTGGGATACGTTGTTATTCTTCTACGGTATCGTCATTTGCGTTGGTGGTCTTGGCTTTATGGGTTACTTATCACTGCTTTCCAATACTTTGTATTTAGACATGAGCCCAACCTTTGCCAACGTGGCGTTAGGGGTAATGTCAGCGGTTATCGATAACATTCCAATTATGTTTGCGGTGCTGTCGATGCAACCAGAAATGTCGCACGGTCAGTGGCTATTGATCACGTTAACGGCCGGTACGGGCGGTAGCTTGTTGTCGATTGGTTCAGCAGCAGGTGTTGCACTCATGGGGCAAGCGCGTGGCTATTACACCTTCGCTAGCCACCTAAAATGGACACCAGTGATTGCGCTTGGTTACATCGTCAGCATCTTAGCCCACATGTGGCTAAATGAGCACTTGTTTACGGTCTTCAACCACTAA
- the aceB gene encoding malate synthase A, which translates to MNGLKLPKLEQPVAGLIDQNCQQFLLDLVRNFRPKLQRLLANRQQRQQQIDNGALPDFAPETKSIRAGEWRVARLPKDLTKRRLEITGPVDRKMVINALNANVDCYMADFEDSQSPTWEGVIQGQINLFDANTGKMTYTDPTSNKRYQLNENPALLIARVRGLHLPEKHVEIDNEVIPGCLFDFALYFYLNYQQRVARGTGVYYYLPKLEHSSEAQWWADVFTFTEDYFQQSRGTIRATVLIETLPAVFQMDEILYAMREHIVALNCGRWDYIFSYIKTLKNHPDRVLPDRQVVTMNQPFLNAYSRLLVKTCHKRGALAMGGMAAFIPSKDPAENATILAKVKADKELERNNGHDGTWIAHPGLADTVREVFVAGLDGDNQLHVLRENDAPIVAADLLEPSSGERTEAGMRTNIRVALQYIAAWISGKGCVPIYGLMEDAATAEISRTSIWQWIKHGKTLDNGEVVTKDLFRNYLQQEASVVRNEVGEQRWEAENFPKAMRLLEDITTADDLVEFLTLPGYELIQ; encoded by the coding sequence ATTGCCAACAATTTTTGCTCGACTTGGTACGAAACTTCCGCCCGAAGCTTCAGCGGCTATTAGCCAATCGTCAGCAACGGCAACAGCAAATAGACAATGGTGCGTTACCGGATTTTGCTCCAGAAACAAAATCGATTCGTGCCGGCGAATGGCGCGTCGCAAGGCTTCCGAAGGATTTAACCAAACGTCGTTTGGAAATTACTGGCCCGGTTGACCGCAAGATGGTGATCAATGCGCTTAATGCGAATGTTGATTGCTACATGGCTGACTTTGAAGATTCTCAGTCGCCAACATGGGAAGGCGTCATTCAAGGCCAGATCAATTTGTTCGATGCCAATACTGGAAAAATGACGTACACCGACCCTACATCGAATAAGCGTTATCAACTCAATGAAAACCCTGCCCTTTTGATTGCTCGTGTTCGCGGTCTGCACCTGCCTGAGAAGCACGTTGAAATTGATAACGAGGTGATTCCGGGTTGCTTATTTGATTTTGCGCTTTATTTCTATCTTAACTATCAGCAACGTGTCGCTCGTGGCACCGGCGTCTATTACTACCTACCGAAACTCGAGCACAGCAGCGAAGCACAATGGTGGGCTGACGTCTTTACCTTCACCGAAGACTACTTTCAGCAATCACGCGGCACCATTCGTGCAACGGTGTTAATAGAAACCCTACCCGCCGTGTTCCAAATGGACGAGATTTTATACGCCATGCGTGAGCACATTGTGGCGCTAAACTGTGGCCGCTGGGATTACATTTTTAGCTACATCAAAACGTTGAAAAACCATCCTGATCGGGTGCTTCCTGACCGACAGGTCGTCACCATGAACCAGCCATTCTTAAATGCCTATTCTCGGTTGTTAGTGAAAACCTGTCATAAGCGCGGCGCGCTAGCGATGGGTGGTATGGCTGCGTTTATCCCGAGCAAAGATCCAGCCGAAAACGCCACCATTCTCGCCAAAGTTAAAGCGGACAAAGAACTCGAACGCAACAATGGTCACGACGGTACCTGGATTGCGCATCCGGGGCTTGCCGACACCGTCCGCGAGGTATTCGTTGCTGGGCTTGATGGGGATAACCAATTACATGTATTGCGCGAAAACGATGCGCCAATAGTCGCTGCCGATCTGCTCGAACCGAGCTCCGGCGAACGTACTGAAGCGGGCATGCGCACCAATATTCGTGTGGCACTGCAGTACATTGCCGCTTGGATATCGGGGAAAGGCTGTGTGCCCATTTACGGTCTTATGGAAGACGCCGCCACCGCCGAAATTTCACGCACCTCCATTTGGCAGTGGATTAAACACGGTAAAACCCTCGATAACGGCGAGGTCGTGACCAAAGATTTATTCCGAAATTACCTGCAACAAGAGGCTAGCGTGGTTCGTAACGAAGTAGGCGAGCAACGCTGGGAAGCCGAGAATTTTCCTAAAGCCATGCGGTTGCTAGAAGACATCACCACCGCTGATGACCTGGTCGAGTTTCTTACCCTGCCAGGCTACGAACTTATTCAATAA